The Methanofastidiosum sp. DNA segment TTCCCTTTTAATTTAACTAATGAAGGTACTAGTAGGCTCTAAAAATCCCGTGAAGATAGACGCAGTAAAGGAAGCTTTTTCTTCCTATTTTAAAGATATAGAAGTTGAAGGTGTTGAAGTAGGAAGTTCAGTACCGGATCAACCAATAGACGAAGAAACATTTGAAGGGGCAGAGCATCGCGCTAAAGTTATAAAAAAACTAAATGAGAAGGCAAATATCGGCGCATCTTATTTTGTTGGTATTGAAGGTGGAGTCATTAATATTTATTCTAAGTGGTTTGGAATTGGAGTTGTATGTATAATCGATGAAAAGGATAACCTTGGATTCGGAACATCTCCAATGTTTGAACTATGGGGCGATGCAATTGAAGAAGTACTTGATGGGAAAGAACTTGGAGATGTAATGGCTGAAGTAACAGGGGATTCTGAAGTCAAAAGAAAAGGCGGAGCTGTTGGATACTTAACAGACGGAGTCGTCGTAAGAAAAGACCTCTATACTTCTGCACTTAAAGTTGCACTAATCCCTCTTATGAAAGAAGATTTGTATTCTAAAAAAATATAGGCCTAAAATCTTTACAAAGAAGTTATAAAGATAAAAATATTCTTTCTTTCGATGAAAAAACAAAAGCATGTAGTTGTTTACGGATATCTTGAAGAAGAAGTTAATAAATTAAAGAGTTATCTTGATACTAAGCTTGAAATAAATCTAAAAATTATTTCAGCATCTGGAAAAGAGAATACAAAAATAGCAGATATCCTTGAAAGCAACGAAAGTTCTTTCTTTGAAGATAAAGAAGATAAAGTATTGATGTTCCTAGATTTCTTGGACGAGGAAATAAGATATTTGCTACATAACTTCTCAGAAATTAACATACCAAAACCTTTATTTTGCGTTTTAACAGAGCACAACATTGAATGGACTTTTGATAAGTTAATTATGGACCTGATAGAGGAAAGGAAACATTTTGAGGAAAAGAGAAAATCTGAAAGAAGTTGTTAGTTATGGAGTTAACTGAATTGCCTAATATTGGAAAAGAAGTCAGTAAGAAACTTATAGCAGTTGGAATTGATACACCTGAGAAACTCATTGAGTTAGGTAGCAAACAAGCATTTATCAGAATTAAATCAATTGACGATACTGCATGTTTTAGCATGCTTCAGGGATTGGAAGGTGCAGTCCAAGGTATCAGGTGGCACCACCTACCCGATTCAACAAAGAAAGATTTAAAGCAGTTTTTTGATTCGTTAAAGTAGTGTGCAATTGAAGACATTAGCAAAGTCAAAAATTAATTCTTTGCCACATTAAATCCGGAAATATATGAGTCAATCCTTTCTTTAATTTGCTCTGACTTTTCAACTATCTCTTTTTCCTTAACTTCGTTTTTATATATGGGATCTTTTGGGAATTCTATTTGATTATTTAATAGAGACATGTCTGTCATGCTTCCATTGAATTTTCT contains these protein-coding regions:
- the yjjX gene encoding inosine/xanthosine triphosphatase; translation: MKVLVGSKNPVKIDAVKEAFSSYFKDIEVEGVEVGSSVPDQPIDEETFEGAEHRAKVIKKLNEKANIGASYFVGIEGGVINIYSKWFGIGVVCIIDEKDNLGFGTSPMFELWGDAIEEVLDGKELGDVMAEVTGDSEVKRKGGAVGYLTDGVVVRKDLYTSALKVALIPLMKEDLYSKKI
- a CDS encoding TfoX/Sxy family protein, whose protein sequence is MELTELPNIGKEVSKKLIAVGIDTPEKLIELGSKQAFIRIKSIDDTACFSMLQGLEGAVQGIRWHHLPDSTKKDLKQFFDSLK
- a CDS encoding DUF3783 domain-containing protein; amino-acid sequence: MKKQKHVVVYGYLEEEVNKLKSYLDTKLEINLKIISASGKENTKIADILESNESSFFEDKEDKVLMFLDFLDEEIRYLLHNFSEINIPKPLFCVLTEHNIEWTFDKLIMDLIEERKHFEEKRKSERSC